From the genome of Symphalangus syndactylus isolate Jambi chromosome 5, NHGRI_mSymSyn1-v2.1_pri, whole genome shotgun sequence, one region includes:
- the NPAP1 gene encoding nuclear pore-associated protein 1, with translation MGNLLSKFRLGCRRRPRPGPRRGAPTPLARDASPPGRADSAPTPRPFRGLFRRNARRRPSPAGIFVAPKRPCPLPQAAAAPLGVLPAVGWGLATRKTPMLPARNPPRFGHPSSVRIPPPSRAFTLLLPSPHEPAVKARKPIPATLPEETEVQAQEGPGRVKKDEDSVQIEGEDDEKRTPLSSGEASSTSRSQGTQGDVASFRCSPRPLEGNVHHKFSENSTSEKAQASPASSCLEGPAMPSTHSQAGCARHLGKPDPDATAPPEPAVGCSLLPQKLAADVLNEEPPPSSLGLPIPLMSVKRMPDEKPFGIPPTSAAPPRAACNRPCKRKMSIPLLLPLPPSLPLLWDRGELPPPAKLPCLSVEGNLHTLEKSPEYKRNSRILKDKTETMTNSSITQPAPSFSPPVETTDSLPLTTYTYTSQVQAPLPIPDLADLATEPLILPVPPLSTTPKMDEKIAFTTRNSRLALPADLVPILGDQSNGKGGSCHSVVGAAPLTSDPPTPPSPTPFFKPPVTRESPISMDSPPPLSFLTLLPVPSTRTSVITSKPMNSTSVISTITTNASAHLTSQTVVDPEVVNMDTTAPSQVVIFTSSLSSRVSSLPNSQIHCSAEQRHPGKTSVYTSPLPFTTPSFNQLFGKEATPQPKFEAPDGQQQKASLPSACVFLSLPIIAPPDTSTLVNRASTASSSKPPIETNAMNTTPPSKAVILQSASVSKKYLPFYLGLPGSGNTQPSGNIASVQGSTSLPAQSVRVPTTTSNHRLNPGATPQPKFGAPDGPQQKTSLPNAHDFLSLPVMVPPDTSTLVSSASAESLSKPAIDTTDMNTTPPSKPVILQSTFVSRKEYIRFYMGLPGSGNTLHSDSIASAQVSTSFPAQADRRPTTTSSHPLNTGSISHSTLGATDGQQKSDSSFILGNPATPAPVIGLSSPSVQPLSGSIIPSGFAELTSPYSALGTPVNAEPAEGHNASAFPNGTAKTSGFRIATGMPGTGDSTLLIGNTVPGPQVIMGPGTPMDGGSIGFSMSAPGPSSTSGELNIGQGQSGIPSTTSVFPFGRVAWDPTGHSMAAPPQGASNIPVFGYTSAATYIPGLDPPTQNSCSGMGGDGTKSIVGGPCVPAFQQCILQHTWTERKFYTSSTHHYGQETYVRRCVFPTSIRAPVVHLTTPHQLGL, from the coding sequence ATGGGCAATTTACTTAGTAAATTTAGACTCGGGTGCCGCCGCCGGCCCCGGCCAGGACCAAGGCGTGGCGCCCCCACTCCCCTGGCCCGGGACGCCTCCCCGCCCGGCCGGGCTGACTCCGCACCCACCCCGCGCCCTTTCCGCGGCCTGTTCCGCCGGAACGCCCGTCGCAGGCCTTCACCAGCCGGCATCTTCGTCGCCCCTAAGAGGCCGTGTCCTCTCCCTCAGGCTGCGGCCGCCCCTCTGGGGGTCCTGCCGGCTGTGGGCTGGGGGCTGGCCACGAGGAAAACACCCATGCTGCCTGCTCGGAACCCCCCGAGGTTTGGACACCCCAGTTCCGTAAGGATCCCTCCTCCCAGCCGCGCGTTCACCCTCCTGCTGCCTTCACCACATGAGCCAGCGGTCAAGGCCAGGAAGCCCATCCCAGCCACTCTCCCGGAGGAGACCGAGGTACAGGCCCAAGAAGGGCCCGGAAGAGTGAAGAAGGATGAGGATTCTGTGCAGATCGAAGGGGAGGATGACGAGAAAAGGACGCCCCTTAGCAGCGGAGAAGCATCGTCCACATCCAGGTCCCAGGGCACCCAGGGAGACGTGGCCTCCTTCAGATGCAGCCCTAGGCCTCTGGAGGGAAATGTCCACCACAAGTTCTCAGAAAACAGCACGAGTGAGAAGGCCCAGGCGTCTCCAGCGAGCTCCTGCTTGGAAGGCCCTGCCATGCCCAGCACACACAGCCAGGCCGGATGTGCCCGGCATCTTGGAAAGCCTGATCCGGATGCAACAGCGCCCCCTGAGCCAGCAGTTGGCTGCTCCCTGCTGCCGCAGAAGTTGGCTGCGGACGTGCTGAATGAAGAGCCACCACCCAGCTCTCTAGGCTTGCCGATTCCGCTGATGTCCGTAAAGAGGATGCCTGATGAGAAGCCTTTCGGTATTCCTCCAACGAGCGCTGCTCCTCCCAGAGCTGCCTGCAACAGGCCCTGCAAAAGGAAAATGTCGATTCcactgctgctgccgctgccccCTTCACTGCCATTGCTGTGGGATCGAGGTGAGCTTCCCCCACCTGCTAAGCTCCCCTGCCTGTCTGTTGAGGGAAACCTACACACCTTGGAGAAGAGCCCTGAGTATAAAAGGAATAGCAGAATCTTGAAGGATAAAACAGAGACCATGACAAACAGCAGCATCACCCAGCCTGCCCCTTCTTTCTCCCCACCTGTGGAGACTACAGACTCCCTGCCCCTGACCACTTACACTTACACTTCCCAGGTCCAAGCTCCTTTGCCCATCCCTGACTTGGCTGACCTGGCTACTGAACCCCTCATCCTGCCTGTCCCTCCACTTTCCACCACACCAAAAATGGATGAGAAAATAGCATTCACAACCCGTAACTCTCGTCTGGCTCTTCCTGCTGACCTTGTTCCCATTTTGGGTGATCAATCTAATGGGAAAGGAGGCTCTTGTCATTCAGTCGTAGGAGCAGCGCCTCTCACTTCTGACCCCCCAACACCTCCTAGCCCCACACCCTTCTTCAAGCCTCCTGTCACAAGGGAGTCCCCAATATCTATGGattcccctcctcctctttcctttctgacTCTTCTTCCAGTCCCTTCCACCAGGACCTCAGTTATCACCAGCAAGCCTATGAATTCCACATCAGTCATTTCCACTATCACAACAAACGCATCTGCCCACCTAACCTCACAGACTGTGGTAGACCCTGAAGTAGTTAACATGGATACTACTGCCCCATCTCAGGTTGTTATTTTCACATCTTCCCTAAGCTCCAGGGTGAGCTCTCTCCCAAATTCCCAAATACATTGCAGTGCAGAGCAGAGGCACCCGGGAAAGACATCAGTCTACACATCCCCACTTCCATTTACCACCCCAAGTTTTAACCAACTCTTTGGAAAAGAAGCCACCCCTCAGCCCAAATTTGAGGCTCCTGATGGGCAGCAGCAGAAAGCTTCTCTCCCCAGTGCCTGTGTTTTCCTGAGCCTTCCCATCATTGCTCCTCCAGACACCTCCACTTTAGTGAACAGAGCCTCTACAGCATCATCATCCAAACCTCCCATTGAAACCAATGCTATGAATACCACTCCTCCTTCCAAGGCTGTCATCTTGCagtctgcctctgtctccaaGAAGTACCTCCCATTTTACCTGGGGCTTCCTGGTTCTGGGAACACACAACCCAGCGGCAACATTGCCTCAGTCCAAGGCTCCACCAGTTTGCCTGCACAGTCAGTCAGGGTACCAACTACAACTTCCAACCATCGTTTAAATCCAGGAGCCACCCCTCAGCCCAAATTTGGGGCCCCTGATGGGCCACAGCAGAAAACCTCTCTCCCCAATGCCCATGATTTTCTGAGCCTTCCTGTCATGGTTCCTCCAGACACCTCCACTttagtgagcagtgcctctgcagAATCATTATCCAAGCCTGCCATTGACACCACTGACATGAATACCACCCCTCCTTCCAAACCTGTCATCTTGCAGTCTACCTTTGTCTCCAGGAAGGAGTACATCCGATTTTATATGGGGCTTCCTGGTTCTGGGAACACACTACACAGTGACAGCATTGCCTCAGCCCAAGTCTCCACCAGTTTTCCTGCACAGGCAGACAGGAGACCAACCACAACTTCCAGCCATCCTTTAAATACAGGATCCATCTCTCATTCCACACTTGGGGCCACTGATGGGCAGCAGAAATCTGACAGTTCTTTTATTCTGGGGAATCCAGCAACCCCAGCACCAGTTATAGGCTTATCATCTCCTTCAGTCCAGCCACTGAGTGGCAGCATAATTCCATCAGGTTTTGCGGAGTTAACATCACCATATTCTGCATTGGGCACACCTGTTAATGCTGAGCCAGCCGAGGGTCACAATGCAAGTGCTTTCCCCAATGGCACAGCAAAGACTTCTGGATTTAGAATTGCCACTGGGATGCCTGGCACTGGAGACAGTACCTTACTGATTGGAAATACTGTTCCAGGCCCACAAGTGATTATGGGACCTGGAACCCCTATGGATGGTGGGAGCATTGGGTTCAGCATGTCTGCCCCAGGCCCCAGTTCCACATCAGGAGAACTCAACATTGGACAAGGACAGAGTGGGATACCCAGCACCACTTCTGTTTTCCCATTTGGTCGGGTAGCCTGGGACCCAACTGGCCACAGCATGGCTGCTCCACCACAAGGGGCTAGCAACATTCCTGTATTTGGATATACTTCTGCTGCCACCTACATTCCTGGTTTAGACCCACCTACCCAGAATTCATGCAGTGGTATGGGAGGGGATGGCACCAAATCCATAGTTGGAGGCCCTTGTGTTCCTGCTTTTCAACAGTGCATCCTGCAGCACACATGGACAGAGAGAAAATTCTACACTTCAAGCACCCACCACTATGGACAAGAAACATATGTTAGGAGATGTGTCTTTCCAACTTCCATAAGAGCACCTGTGGTTCACCTGACCACACCACATCAGTTGGGGTTGTAA